The bacterium genome has a window encoding:
- a CDS encoding alanine--tRNA ligase, with translation KYPEKVKVYYAGHSLADAFSKEFCGGPHVDHTLVIGKFKILKEEAVAAGVRRIRATVE, from the coding sequence AAATATCCGGAAAAGGTGAAAGTGTACTATGCAGGACACTCACTCGCTGATGCGTTCAGTAAAGAGTTTTGCGGCGGTCCTCACGTGGATCACACGCTCGTTATTGGCAAATTCAAGATTTTGAAAGAAGAAGCCGTCGCCGCCGGCGTGCGGCGCATTCGCGCGACGGTTGAGTAG